In Vibrio gangliei, a single window of DNA contains:
- a CDS encoding YaeP family protein, producing the protein MKVYDCCDLVRELYALIGSGDQGYIPQAITCVVKTLNDIAADENLPMPTREKAAFAAANLLISDFED; encoded by the coding sequence ATGAAAGTCTATGATTGTTGTGATTTAGTTCGTGAACTGTACGCACTGATTGGCAGTGGCGATCAAGGTTACATTCCACAAGCCATTACTTGTGTGGTCAAAACCTTAAATGATATTGCAGCGGACGAAAACCTACCGATGCCAACTCGTGAAAAAGCCGCATTTGCCGCCGCTAATTTATTAATTTCTGATTTTGAAGATTAG